In one Colletotrichum destructivum chromosome 2, complete sequence genomic region, the following are encoded:
- a CDS encoding Putative ubiquitin-conjugating enzyme E2-binding protein — protein MPSQETPSIYAELLTNIRQLSVAVSLPAPAGSHTRGLVTPDGATLQLQHAGAQISFPLPGRVQAQGAALPAPPPTSRAISWRLPLSTDDNVSAPTTRSLHDEPVPWTAPDLAPGSAVACRRCAAALVSEGTAQEWKDLPSENWAEMMDFWHCHKPTTNDERSADHEHLAKRGYGAGSSIAAQPGVGMVDLTSLLFRESDCAGLKFSQSPSRGAASDITSSAILARASDPPPRTLYVSCSGCAAHIGFFNVATSSVVLLKWRVSCRTTSPGAAPNSSECLAATLIATLSRSGSSKSVVVPAFQPSHQDAAAAADDDDDDDAESSPSPSALHLWILNANIAYASSRSRGAAPRPAIKLLYREIPQAEADAMLESMTSDVQEVTLPSAEIAGAAKALRASGELLPPGERVFREWNVGLLDKWVAGGV, from the exons ATGCCGTCTCAAGAAACGCCAAGCATTTACGCGGAGCTGCTTACAAACATCCGCCAGCTCTCCGTCGCGGTCTCCCTCCCCGCTCCCGCAGGTAGTCACACACGAGGACTCGTCACGCCCGACGGCGCGACCCTCCAGCTTCAACACGCGGGCGCCCAAATCTCCTTCCCACTCCCAGGCAGAGTCCAGGCTCAAGGCGCCGCGCTACCCGCGCCACCGCCAACCTCACGCGCAATTTCATGGCGGCTACCTCTCTCAACCGACGACAACGTCTCCGCTCCCACTACGCGCAGCCTGCACGACGAGCCCGTGCCATGGACGGCGCCGGACCTAGCCCCGGGCTCTGCCGTGGCATGCAGGCGTTGCGCCGCGGCCCTGGTGTCGGAGGGTACAGCGCAGGAGTGGAAGGACCTGCCGAGCGAGAACTgggccgagatgatggacTTCTGGCACTGCCACAAGCCGACTACAAACGACGAGCGCTCCGCCGATCACGAACACCTGGCCAAGCGCGGCTACGGTGCCGGCTCGAGCATCGCGGCGCAGCCCGGCGTCGGAATGGTAGATCTCACCTCGTTGTTGTTTCGCGAGTCTGACTGCGCGGGTCTAAAG TTCTCCCAGTCCCCGTCCCGTGGCGCGGCATCAGACATCACCAGCTCGGCCATCCTGGCTCGCGCATCCGACCCGCCTCCACGGACGCTCTATGTGTCCTGCTCGGGCTGCGCAGCGCACATTGGCTTCTTCAACGTCGCCACATCGTCCGTCGTCCTGCTCAAGTGGCGCGTATCGTGCCGCACAACGTCGCCCGGCGCGGCCCCCAACAGCTCCGAGTGCCTGGCCGCGACCCTAATCGCCACACTCTCGCGCTCTGGCTCGTCCAAGTCCGTCGTCGTGCCCGCGTTCCAGCCGTCACAccaggacgccgccgccgccgccgacgacgacgacgacgatgatgcggaatcatcaccgtcgccgtccgcccTGCACCTGTGGATTCTCAACGCCAACATTGCCTACGCCTCGTCCCGCAGCCGTGGCGCTGCGCCGCGCCCCGCGATCAAGCTGCTGTACCGCGAGATCccgcaggccgaggccgacgcaATGCTCGAGTCCATGACTTCGGACGTCCAGGAGGTCACCCTGCCGTCGGCGGAGATCGCCGGTGCGGCCAAGGCGTTGCGGGCGAGCGGCGAGCTACTCCCGCCGGGCGAGCGGGTGTTCAGGGAGTGGAATGTCGGGCTGTTAGACAAATGGGTAGCGGGGGGCGTGTGA